In Nakamurella alba, a single genomic region encodes these proteins:
- a CDS encoding MaoC family dehydratase — MTAGLVLTGRDELFARVGTELGTSDWISITQQDVNTFADLTGDHQWIHVDVERATASRFGGTIVHGYLTLSMVSQLQLSMFDIQGFGYGLNYGLDRVRFPSPLPTGSRVRLTVELTEVTDVPGDGVQILLTNTFHREGGDKPVCVAQSLIRYYP, encoded by the coding sequence GTGACCGCCGGCCTGGTGCTGACCGGCCGGGACGAGCTGTTCGCCAGGGTCGGCACGGAACTCGGTACCAGCGACTGGATCTCGATCACCCAGCAGGACGTCAACACCTTCGCCGACCTCACCGGTGACCACCAGTGGATCCATGTCGACGTCGAGCGCGCGACCGCGAGCCGGTTCGGCGGCACCATCGTGCACGGCTACCTGACGCTGTCGATGGTGTCCCAGCTGCAGCTGTCGATGTTCGACATCCAAGGTTTCGGTTACGGTCTCAACTACGGGCTGGACCGGGTGCGCTTCCCGTCCCCGCTGCCCACGGGCAGCCGGGTGCGACTGACCGTCGAGCTCACTGAGGTGACCGACGTCCCGGGCGACGGCGTGCAGATCCTGCTCACCAACACCTTCCACCGGGAGGGCGGCGACAAGCCGGTGTGTGTCGCACAGTCCTTGATCCGGTACTACCCCTGA
- a CDS encoding 3-hydroxyacyl-CoA dehydrogenase family protein, with product MPDTPKPDTPSYAGPLRKVGVIGAGTMASQLAVLFAQKLDIPVVMTDLDQARVDAGLAHAASVLDRQVSRGKIDAAAKDRALSRLEGRPQGEGFEDADWVIEAVYEDLGVKQAVMAEYEAKVGPQAILATNTSSLSVAGIGARLQRPERLVGFHFFNPVAVMRLIEVIRTPGVDEDVVQVAVGTASALGKTPVVVTDTAGFLVNRLLTRAGAAAWQLAEAGTPVETVEKGLAPLELPMTPFELLEMVGPAVGVHVMTEHESAFGERYAVGERSAAVGQLTTFFERDADRKRTGSTPEFAALFPSEAAGSGALSADEAGRVVADAIADEVTRMLDEGVAEGRAEIDTAMHLAAEYPERGITVVLTELGALKP from the coding sequence ATGCCTGACACTCCGAAGCCCGACACCCCTTCCTACGCCGGGCCGCTGCGCAAGGTCGGTGTGATCGGCGCGGGCACCATGGCCAGCCAACTGGCCGTGCTGTTCGCGCAGAAGCTCGACATCCCGGTGGTGATGACCGATCTGGACCAGGCCCGGGTGGACGCGGGACTGGCGCACGCGGCGTCGGTGCTGGACCGCCAGGTGAGCCGCGGGAAGATCGACGCGGCTGCCAAGGACCGGGCGCTCTCCCGGCTCGAGGGCCGGCCGCAGGGCGAGGGTTTCGAGGATGCGGACTGGGTCATCGAGGCGGTGTACGAGGACCTCGGCGTCAAGCAGGCGGTGATGGCCGAGTACGAGGCGAAGGTGGGGCCGCAGGCGATCCTGGCGACCAACACCTCCTCGCTGTCGGTGGCGGGGATCGGCGCGCGGCTGCAGCGGCCGGAACGGCTGGTGGGCTTCCACTTCTTCAACCCGGTGGCCGTGATGCGACTGATCGAGGTGATCCGCACGCCCGGCGTCGACGAGGACGTCGTGCAGGTGGCCGTCGGAACCGCGAGTGCGCTGGGCAAGACGCCGGTGGTGGTCACCGACACCGCGGGATTCCTGGTCAACCGGCTGCTCACCCGGGCCGGCGCCGCCGCCTGGCAGCTGGCCGAGGCGGGGACGCCGGTGGAGACCGTGGAGAAGGGCCTGGCCCCGCTGGAGCTGCCGATGACCCCGTTCGAACTGCTCGAGATGGTAGGCCCCGCCGTGGGTGTCCATGTGATGACCGAGCACGAGTCGGCGTTCGGCGAGCGGTACGCCGTCGGTGAGCGGTCCGCTGCGGTCGGGCAGCTGACCACCTTCTTCGAGCGCGACGCCGACCGGAAGCGCACCGGGTCCACTCCGGAGTTCGCCGCGCTCTTCCCGTCCGAGGCCGCCGGATCCGGCGCGCTCTCCGCCGACGAGGCCGGCCGGGTCGTCGCCGACGCCATCGCCGACGAGGTCACCCGCATGCTCGACGAGGGTGTCGCCGAGGGCCGCGCCGAGATCGACACCGCCATGCACCTCGCGGCCGAGTACCCGGAGCGCGGGATCACCGTCGTCCTCACCGAACTCGGCGCCCTCAAGCCCTGA
- a CDS encoding 3-hydroxyacyl-CoA dehydrogenase encodes MEIKGTTALVTGGASGLGLATIRRLHAAGAEVVILDLPSSPGAERVEELGERASFAPADVRDADQVGAALDVAGATGAPLRIVVNCAGVGKPSKVLGRGGPFPLDLFSTTVGINLIGTFNVIRLATERMAQVEPHGEERGLIVNTASVAAFEGQIGQAAYSASKAGIVGMTIPIARELAALKIRVNTIAPGLFKTPLLASLPEEAQASLGAQVPHPSRLGDPDEYASLVEFMVGNPMLNGETIRLDGAIRMAAK; translated from the coding sequence ATGGAGATCAAGGGCACCACCGCACTGGTGACCGGAGGTGCGTCCGGCCTCGGCCTGGCCACCATCCGCCGCCTGCACGCCGCCGGCGCCGAGGTGGTCATCCTCGACCTGCCGTCCTCGCCCGGCGCCGAGCGGGTCGAGGAGCTCGGTGAGCGAGCGAGTTTCGCTCCCGCCGACGTCCGCGACGCCGACCAGGTCGGCGCCGCGCTGGACGTCGCGGGCGCCACCGGTGCGCCGCTGCGCATCGTGGTCAACTGCGCCGGTGTCGGCAAGCCGTCGAAGGTGCTGGGCCGCGGCGGGCCGTTCCCGCTGGACCTGTTCAGCACCACCGTCGGGATCAACCTGATCGGCACGTTCAACGTGATCCGACTGGCCACCGAGCGGATGGCGCAGGTGGAGCCGCACGGCGAGGAGCGCGGGCTCATCGTGAACACCGCCTCTGTCGCCGCCTTCGAGGGGCAGATCGGCCAGGCCGCGTACTCCGCGTCCAAGGCCGGCATCGTCGGTATGACCATCCCGATCGCCCGCGAACTGGCCGCGCTGAAGATCCGGGTGAACACCATCGCCCCCGGACTGTTCAAGACGCCGCTGCTGGCGAGCCTGCCGGAGGAGGCGCAGGCCTCGCTCGGCGCCCAGGTGCCGCACCCGTCCCGGCTGGGCGACCCGGACGAGTACGCCTCGCTGGTCGAGTTCATGGTGGGCAACCCGATGCTCAACGGCGAGACGATCCGGCTGGACGGCGCGATCCGGATGGCCGCGAAGTGA
- a CDS encoding acyl-CoA dehydrogenase family protein gives MKRGLYTADHEAFREVVAEFVRREVVDKLEKWDEQRLIDRATWLAAGAQGIIGLSAPEEFGGAGQSDYRYRSVVLEELAKVHATSLASSFSLQDDIIIPYVAALGTEEQKDRYVRGMASGELIGAIAMTEPGTGSDLRGIRTSGRKVDGGWIVNGAKTFITSGYQCDFVITVVRTDPEATSRAFSLLIVPADSPGFSRGRKLDKVGLLAQDTAELFYEEVFVPDSAVLGELGGGLGQLAHHLPLERLSIAAHAIAVSDAVLKDTIDYTQQRVAFGQPIADFQNTRFQLAEMATELDVTRAYVDKAMLAQSDGELTATEAAKAKWWAAEVQNRIIDRCLQLHGGYGYMLEYPVARAFRDARIQKIFGGTNEIMKMIIGREIIGRR, from the coding sequence GTGAAGCGCGGCCTGTACACCGCGGATCACGAGGCGTTCCGCGAGGTGGTCGCGGAGTTCGTCCGCCGAGAGGTTGTCGACAAGCTGGAGAAGTGGGACGAGCAGCGGCTGATCGACCGGGCCACCTGGCTGGCGGCCGGCGCACAGGGCATCATCGGGCTGTCCGCGCCGGAGGAGTTCGGCGGCGCCGGACAGTCCGACTACCGGTACCGTTCCGTCGTTCTCGAGGAGCTGGCGAAGGTGCACGCCACCTCGCTGGCCTCCAGCTTCTCGCTGCAGGACGACATCATCATCCCGTACGTGGCTGCGCTCGGCACCGAGGAGCAGAAGGACCGCTACGTCCGCGGCATGGCCTCCGGTGAGCTGATCGGCGCCATCGCGATGACCGAACCGGGGACCGGCAGCGACCTGCGCGGCATCCGCACCTCCGGGCGCAAGGTGGACGGCGGCTGGATCGTCAACGGCGCCAAGACCTTCATCACCAGCGGGTACCAGTGCGACTTCGTGATCACCGTGGTGCGCACCGATCCCGAGGCCACGTCCAGGGCGTTCAGCCTGCTGATCGTGCCGGCCGACTCCCCCGGGTTCAGCCGCGGCCGCAAGCTGGACAAGGTCGGGCTGCTCGCCCAGGACACGGCAGAGCTGTTCTACGAGGAGGTCTTCGTCCCCGACTCTGCGGTGCTCGGCGAACTGGGTGGCGGCCTCGGCCAGCTGGCCCACCACCTGCCGCTGGAACGACTCTCGATCGCGGCGCATGCCATCGCGGTGAGCGATGCGGTGCTGAAGGACACGATCGACTACACCCAGCAGCGGGTCGCCTTCGGCCAGCCGATCGCCGACTTCCAGAACACCCGGTTCCAGCTCGCCGAGATGGCCACCGAGCTCGACGTCACCCGGGCCTACGTGGACAAGGCGATGCTCGCCCAGTCCGACGGCGAGCTCACCGCCACCGAGGCGGCCAAGGCGAAGTGGTGGGCCGCCGAGGTGCAGAACCGCATCATCGACCGCTGCCTCCAGCTGCACGGCGGCTACGGCTACATGCTCGAGTACCCCGTCGCCCGCGCCTTCCGCGACGCCCGCATCCAGAAGATCTTCGGCGGCACCAACGAGATCATGAAGATGATCATCGGACGCGAGATCATCGGCCGTCGCTGA